From the Pangasianodon hypophthalmus isolate fPanHyp1 chromosome 17, fPanHyp1.pri, whole genome shotgun sequence genome, one window contains:
- the LOC113543956 gene encoding probable G-protein coupled receptor 21, whose protein sequence is MPTHFFNKMNTTELNQSAVTFCLLDIGYSQIFNTCLLEVVVILFLTVLIISGNLIVIFVFHCAPLLSHHTTSSFIQTMAYADLLVGVSCLIPSLSLLHHLKGLDEELTCKVFGYMVCVLKSVSMASLACVSVDRYVAITRPLSYAALVTPCRLRACIALIWLYSCLIFLPSFFGWGKPGYHGDVVEWCSSSWATQPLFTAFIVAALYAPAALTVCFTYGHIFRICRQHTRQISERRARFGPQENEPGEPPGPDKRYATVLFRITSVFYLLWLPYIIYFLLESAGIYRHPAASFLTTWLAISNSFCNCLIYSLSNSAFRKGLKRLCLICIKRTDNKKPPGVPPAPPRPACHV, encoded by the coding sequence ATGCCCACACACTTCTTTAACAAGATGAACACAACTGAGCTGAACCAGAGCGCTGTGACCTTTTGCCTGCTGGACATTGGTTATTCTCAGATCTTCAACACGTGCCTGCTGGAAGTCGTCGTGATCCTCTTTCTTACCGTGCTCATTATATCCGGGAACTTAATTGTCATCTTTGTGTTTCACTGCGCACCTCTACTCAGCCACCATACCACCAGCTCTTTCATCCAGACAATGGCTTACGCTGACCTGCTGGTGGGAGTAAGCTGCCTCATCCCGTCCCTGTCTTTGCTACACCACCTGAAAGGGCTGGATGAGGAACTCACCTGCAAAGTGTTTGGttacatggtgtgtgtgctgaagaGCGTCTCCATGGCCTCGCTGGCATGTGTTAGCGTGGACCGCTATGTGGCCATTACGCGGCCGCTGTCCTACGCAGCCTTGGTGACACCGTGCCGTCTTCGTGCCTGCATTGCCCTCATCTGGCTCTACTCCTGTCTAATCTTCCTGCCATCCTTCTTTGGCTGGGGCAAGCCCGGGTATCACGGTGATGTCGTCGAGTGGTGCTCTTCGTCCTGGGCCACCCAGCCACTCTTCACTGCCTTCATTGTGGCGGCGCTGTACGCACCTGCAGCCCTCACTGTGTGCTTCACATACGGCCACATTTTCCGGATATGCCGCCAGCACACCCGACAGATCAGCGAGCGCCGGGCACGATTTGGCCCGCAGGAAAATGAGCCGGGCGAACCACCCGGCCCTGACAAGCGCTACGCCACGGTGCTCTTCCGCATCACCAGCGTGTTCTACTTGCTGTGGCTACCATACATCATCTACTTCCTGCTAGAGAGCGCTGGAATATATCGCCATCCTGCAGCCTCCTTTTTAACCACATGGCTTGCGATCAGCAACAGCTTCTGCAACTGCCTCATCTACAGCTTGTCGAACAGTGCCTTCCGGAAAGGCCTCAAGCGCCTCTGTTTGATCTGCATAAAACGCACAGACAACAAGAAACCCCCAGGAGTGCCACCAGCTCCTCCTCGCCCGGCCTGTCATGTGTAG